The Brachyspira hyodysenteriae ATCC 27164 sequence AAACCTGCATTCAAAAAAGACGGTACTGTTACTGCTGGTAATGCTTCTGGTATCAATGACGCTGCTTCTGCTGTAGTTATTATGTCTAAAGAAAAAGCAGATGAGCTTGGAATTAAACCTATGGCTAAAATTTTAGGATATGCTACACATGGTGTTGAGCCTAGAATAATGGGTATAGGACCTATAGAAGCAAGCAGAAAAGCTTTGAAAATGGCTAATCTTGCAGTTGAAGATATGGACTTAATAGAAAGTAATGAGGCTTTCGCTGCTCAGTCTATTGCTGTTGCTCGTGAATTAAAATTCGATATGGATAAAGTTAATGTTAATGGAGGAGCTATTGCTATAGGACACCCTATAGGAGCTTCTGGAGCTAGAATACTTACTACACTTCTATATGAGATGAAAAAACGAGGTTCTAAAAAAGGACTTGCTACACTTTGTATAGGCGGCGGTATGGGTACTGCTTTAGTTGTAGAAATGTAATTTACAATTAATATTATAAAATATAAGGGGTTAAAGCTTAATACTAAGTTTTAACCCTTTTTTATTATTAATGAATTTTAAACTTAAAAATATATTATCATTATAGCTGTTTATCATAAAATCAAATTCAAGAAAAATATAAAATTAATATATAAATAATAATAGCAATAAATCCTATTAACTGTGTTTAGTATATGCCTAAACAATTATATTTTGTCAAAATAAAGTTGTTACATTGAAAATATTTGGAGGGCTTTTCTCATTTTATTCAACTTTTTGCGTCGGGAAAAAGTTGAATAAAAAAATTGACAAACTTAAAAATTTTCAGTATATATGAAATATTTATTCTTGTTTGTGCATAAAATTATTTATCTATTTATTAAGTCAGTGATTATATAAACAAAAAAATAGTAAATTTTAGTACCTTTTCTATTTGTTAACATTTATAAAAAATATAAAAGAGAAAATACTTGTTAAAATTTCAGCTGTTGGAAAAGAAAGCCATACTCCTGTCATATTAAAAATATTTGATAAAATAAATATAGAAGGCATTATAAATATAAAACCTCTTAATATAGATATTATAAATGATGGTTTGGCTTTATCCATAGCAGAAAAATATACGCAAGTTATAATATTATATCCTACAAATATAAATGCTGTAAAATATATACGAAGTCCATTAATTGATATTTTTTGAAGCTCTTCAATATTATCCCTATTAAAAATTGAAGTTATTTCATTAGCAAATACATAAGTGATTATATAAACCAAAATAGAAATACTAGATGCTGAAATTAAAGCATATTTATATATTTTATTAATATTAACAGCATTATTATAGTTCATACTTATAATAGGCTGCACTCCCTGCCCCATTCCTGTAAATATTGCTATAATTACTAATGCTATATTTGCTGTTATTCCATAAGCAGCAACTCCTACATTGCCTGCTATATTTAATATTATTATATTAAAAGCTATCATAACAAAACCAGATGATAATTCTGTTATCAAAAAAGATATTCCAAGAGAAGATATTTCAAAAAATTTCTTAAAACTAACATTAGGCTTAACAATAAAAAATGTATTTTTCTTTTTTATAAATAATGTTGCCAATACAAGTATGCTTACAATAGGAGAGA is a genomic window containing:
- a CDS encoding MATE family efflux transporter, with the translated sequence MNVLNMFIKYVSLNVLGMIGLSCYILADTFFVARGIGSDGLTALNIAIPIFNFVNGLGLMLGMGSATKYAILKTQSKNNEANIIFTNSLIYILIISVLFIIVSILFTSHIAYILGARDDIHSMTNTYIKMILLFSPMFMLNNVLLGFVRNDNHPRIAMIAMLMGSLFNIVFDYIFIFPFNMGIFGAVLATVFSPIVSILVLATLFIKKKNTFFIVKPNVSFKKFFEISSLGISFLITELSSGFVMIAFNIIILNIAGNVGVAAYGITANIALVIIAIFTGMGQGVQPIISMNYNNAVNINKIYKYALISASSISILVYIITYVFANEITSIFNRDNIEELQKISINGLRIYFTAFIFVGYNIITCVYFSAMDKAKPSFIISILRGFIFIMPSIFILSNIFNMTGVWLSFPTAEILTSIFSFIFFINVNK